ACTCTGGAGGTGGTCAAGAATCAAACTGAGTTGTTTAGGTAAGCTTAATTGAAAGATTCTGGCTTAAAATCCGATCTGATTGTCTGTTTTTCCACTAAAGTTTAGACAAATCACCGGAGAACTTGCAAAACCTCAACACTCTgcgaccgcgaattcttcaggttCTGCGAAAGGGCTCTATTAGTGCTCTGGAGCGTGGACCTCGCGTTGGTGGGCAGGTGGTGGAGACGCAGATTCGCCTGCACAACGCGACTATTGGACGGGGCACCGCAGATTCCTTTGTCATGGCCACGGCAGCACAGTGTGTGCAAAAGGTACAGAGGTTTAATCTGTAATATTTAAGGTGGCTTATAAACACTCTCTATTATCATACAGCTACTGAGCACCAGTGGAACCCGGCTGTTGGAACCCATCATGGCCCTTCAAATTGTGGCACCCAGCGAACGCATTTCCGGCATTATGGCCGATCTTTCACGACGGCGTGCGTTGATCAACGATGTGCTGCCAAAGGGTGAAAGAAATAAGGTGAATGCGCTTAATACTTTTAtcccaaaattattattaatttaatacacTCTTTTTCTCAGATGATTCTGGTGAATGCGCCTTTGGCCGAGCTCTCCGGTTACTCCAGTGCCCTGCGCACGATTAGTTCCGGCACAGCCAGCATGACTATGCAGCCATGTGGCTTCTCTTCCATGAACTCTGCCGACGAAACGCTGGCGGAGCGAAGGGCCCAGGGCCTTGAATAGTTTAGATTCTAAACTTTAGAATTGTTAACTAGTTGTAGGCAAGCAGGCGGGTTTCCAACTGCCAGCTGCCCTGATTGGGGCAGCTGtttgtttgtaaatttggatCTGTCCAACAATAGATATTTTTGTGACTCAATACATGTCGGACcccgaatattattttgttgttaatttTCAGACCCGAGCCTCGAGTTGTAAATTCGCGTCacagtttggttttttttttggtcttaAGCTCTAGACGCAATCATGGCGTTCTCCACGCAAAAGGAGTTCTTTCACGTGCCGTTCAACAACGAGACATACGAATTCGAGTGCATCGATGCGTGCGTTAAGCTGAAGAGCTATCCATCCACCATCGACGACAGATCGTGGTCGGCCAACGAGGACAAGAAGTCGCAGTTTGTGGCCGATCTGGTGGCCTGCAATTCACCGATCAAGAAGGAGCGTGACGGCGATGCAAGGCCAAAGCCTAGGACAACGACTCCCTTGGGTCCGGAGGATGAGTACGGCAGCAACTTGGTTGTGGGCGACAGTCTGATTAATGCCGCCGACGACACCATCGGCCGAATGCAGGATCTGATGATCAAGAACAACATGCTGCAGAAGAAACTGGCCGACTCCGATGAAAAGCTGAGGACTGCAAATCAGGAGAGTGACGAGATCAAGCGGATTATGGACCAGCGCTACGATCCGGACAAGAGCAAggctctgaaaaataagatcAGGCAGCTGGCCGACGACGGCAAGATCACTCCGCAGGACGAGAAGGAGCTGAACGATCTGCAGGCGGCCATCGACGACATGAACAAGGCCCACGACATTCTCGAGGCGGAGAATGCCAATCTAAAGCGGCTGATTGACAAGCAATCGAAGCGCTGCAAGCTGGACAGCATTCCCGTGGAGCCGGAAAAGAGCACCGACATTCCGTACCTGCAGAAGAAGATCGACGATCTGGGCAAGGAGGTGGCCCTACTGCGCGAGTTCGAGGACGAGGTGATGAAGCGGTGTGCTAAGAAGTGCGGTGCCGAGggaggcggcggtggaggTGGAGCTCCTGCAGGCTCAAGGGGCGGTTCTCCTGGCAAGGGCAGCTTCTCGCCGAACAAGGATGCCGATAATATCCAAAAGATCCTGGCCGATCGCGATGCCCTGCGCAAAAAGTGCAAGGAACTGGAGGAGCTGGGCGAAAAGGTTAACCAGCTGGAGGAAAAGGCCAACGAGGCGGAGTGCTTGACGAACAACCTGGAGGAGAATCTGCGGCAGCAGTGCCACTGCATGCAGCAGTTGCAGTGCGAGATGCAGGACATGCAGAGCTACTACGAGAACGAGGTGGACAAGGCCAAGGGAAACGAGGAGATACTAAAGGTGCAAGAGCTGTATAAGTCTTTCTAAACTAATATATGAATCTCTTCCTTTAGTGTCGGTGCAATCAGATGAAGCAGGAGCTAGTGGCTGCCAAGTGCGCCGCCCAGCGGGCCCAGTGCCAGCAAATGGAGATCGATGTGCTGCGCAACGAGCTGCGGAAGCGGGATATAGCCATCAACGCCTACGACTGCCAGTACCAGCAGCTAATGGTGAGTATCGGCACGCAGCTGCTGGGACGGACCATCTAAACGCCTTTCATTCGGCCTCCAGATGAAGGCCAAGATGTTCAAGAGCGCCGGCTACCGTTTCCTCGACGATCTGCCGCCCGATTGCAGCGAGAGTTGTGTCGATGGGGCCGAGGATGATGAGGAGGAGGGAAACGGAGCGCCCTGAATCCGGGATAACTTTTCCTTTTGTTCAGATTGTTTCCAAATTTCCAACAGCCATTTATCGAAATCTAAAGTTTTATCAAATTAAACCATTCATGCAACCGTAAAGTGagatttttattcaaaacgTTTGAaactcttgttttaaaaagtaacggaaaatatttaaaaaccggAAATAGttgactttttttaaatcgataacGGTTTGTTTACCTCATCGAAGTTATCGAATGTCACATTTGCCAGCAGAACGCGTTAGTGCCTTTTAGGAGGTGGATTTTTGTGGAGTAAATtacataaataacaataaataataattaaaatacgaTGGAGAAGCTTGCGTCGGCCAAAACGTGTCTCAAACTGTTGCAGGTGAGTGCCTGACTAGTTGGGCAATCGAACATGTCCCCTGTAACGACGCTTTCATTGACAATTCCAGGTTGTGCCCGGCGTGCAGCAGGCGGTCACCATTCCAGGTGGAATGGTTAATCCGCTCCAGAATCTGATCCAAATGCAGCAGGTGCGCCACCGACAGACGAAGCACTGGCAGCCCGAGTTCAAGCGCCTGCGCAAGCAGAAGTTCGTGAAGATGGATCTGCCCAATCTGCGCGAGAAACAGGAGGACATCAGCAAGGAGGAGATGCGCAGCCGGATGAAGGAGCGCGGTGTTCTGCCGCCGCGTCCCTGGATGGAGCGTCCGTTCCACATCAGTTGCACCGGCGGCATCTTCGAGGCGTATGTCCCGCCGGAGGGCGATGGCAAGAAGTCGATCATCTCGTCGACGGGCGCCAAACAGAAGCTTGAGTTCCTGGAGAAGAAGTCCAAGAGCCTGATGGCCGTGCGCAAGATTCGCTCCTACGAGGAGAGCTTTAGCAGCGACGAGTTCGGCGCCGAGGCCCAGGAAATCTACATCCAGGCGCACACGCACATGGCCGCCAAGGATAAGTACAAGATCCGTGAGTTCGTCAGCGAACGGTGCTATCCGGAGATGATGCACAACGTCAAGGACAAGACCATTCGCTGGAAGTTCCTGCAGTCGCTGGAGCCGCCGCGCGTCGTCCATGCCCGCGTCACCGAGGTGATCACCAAGGAGAACCAGTTCGCCCAGGTCACCGTGCGCTTCCACAGCCAACAGATGCTGGCCATCTACGACCGCTTCGGCCGCCTGATGCACGGCAGCGAGATCCTCACCAAGGACGTGTTGGAGTATGTTGTCTTTGAGAAGCACATCTCCAATGAGTACGGCAAGTGGCGGCTGCACGACAAGATCATCCCCGATTGGCTTCCGGCCAAGCAGCCGGCTCCCATCACCTATCGCCTCATCGAGGACGTGGAGGAGGAGCCGCCAAAGGAACTGAGTGCTGGCGAAGGAGAAAAGGAAACCAAACCACTGGAGATAGGCAGCGAACAGCCCagggagcagctgcagctgtcCACGCCGGTCGAGAGCCGTGCGAAACCTTCCCTGTCCATTTGATTGTACTTCTTATGGGCCGCCTGGCGGCTCAAAAGGATGCGCCTTAATGTAGCCCAATGATTTatgattataatttaaaaagatatattttcatttgtttttattttacatgttAATTGCGAATACGAGTATGGGTTATAAATATGTAACTTTGAACCAATACTTCCGCATAACGGTatgtataaatgtatttacatattttcttGTCCATTTGTTATTTagtaagtttttttaattttattatagttAAAATAgagattttaaactttttttaaagcaagttATCAAACGTCGTCAGCACCTATcgacattatttcaaaatttattgatAAATTAAGCCGAAGCAAATAACATATGGCGATGTAAGTCAATGTACTAAACCAACCGTCTTCCGTTGGAAGAGATACCCCCATTGACATCATAATTGCCCTTTTTAGCAGTAGATTTCGGCTTTCTTTTAGAAGCTTGTTACTAGAGTAATGGACATAGTCAGAAAACTCAACTTTTGCGTTgaagtttatttttgaaggTTTGGACGATTCCGTAACAATCCActcataaatttattgaaaaattagtttacaatatttagggccgtttaaaaccttgaaatcgtatgggaaatcattgttttaaccctactttaaatttaacaaacggacgagaactTAACAAAAGcttgaaaaatttcattttcttcGGCTTCATAAAACTTAGATAAGTCTACACTTATTATAAGtagtaaatttgaatttaaatgggtaaatttcctttaaatctttgaaaatttaatcaaaattgcACCATTTTCACATCAAAATTTGTTATAGAAATTTGAGCCATCTTTTCTACTGGAATATTTCCTTAATGATATAAAGATCAAAAACTCCCAACTTTTAATTCTCGTACgctattttcaaataaaaatggtatGAAGTGcaatacaacttttttattacttttcttaaatgagaaaattttacattttctgtCTTTCGACAGATGAGCCTGTAAATGTTTCGGAATCTAAGAGTTTTGGAAAACCGtaataaaatcatattaattctatatgttattttttgatcctGGCGGATTGCGATATGTAAGTTTAGGGCTTGTCCACTGATTATACGTGCTGGTTACTGCCATACTTTCACCTacaactttttcttttataaagtCCTCAAAACTTTGAACATTAGTGAAGACGATCACCCCGTTCTTAATATGGCTAATTATGCCAACCAGTAGATACCTTTTGACGCCGTTAACCTCCTTATAAGTACCTAATACTGAACCAGGTAAATCGTACCTATAACCGCTAGGTTTCTCGACACACAACTGATTTGGTTCAACCGGCAATCCAGTTTTTGTGGAGCAAACGGAATTATCGATCCGGGCCAGTTGTTGTCTTTGAAGGCCCAAAATTCGCCTATTATCAGCATAGAGAAGGGCCGTTAAAGTTTTCAATGGAGTTGAGTTCACTGTGAGGCAGATTGGTTTCACAAGATCTGAAAAGAATagctttttgtaaaaaatattcaatatttaacataaaaatatattacctTGGATTAACACTGGTTGAGCTAGTTCAAGCAAAGCTATATTGTTCTCTTTTGATTTTGACGAGGGTGAGAATTTGGGGTGCTTGTCGATCTTAAGGACACGAATTTCGTCCGTATGGTATCTTGATCGCACGGTTCTGAAAGAAgagaaatttagttttacgaacgaaaaaaaataaaatcgcttTAAATTTGATCTGATAGTAAATAACTGATATGCTGCTTACATTTTAGTCACATCTGTGGGCAAATCACTAGCAACAGTCAGAACAAATCCTGTGGaattcagaaaaataagtAGTGATCCTTAGTTgggttttagttttagttggtTCTTACGGTCACTGATCAGAGTGCCTATTATAGTGCGCTGAAGAAGAGTCATCTCCCAGAGACGGACAGCAATATCGCCATGCCATTCACTCCCGCAATCCGGATATACAAGGCGCTCCTCGTACATCTGCACCGTATCCACTATCCACTTCTGGTAGTTCTCTACCCTTGTGTAAACACCTTTGGTATTACATTTTGTAGAGCCGTAGCTTACGATCCCAATCTGCACATAGCTTGTTTTCCCCTGATACTCGAAGTCCGCCGCCAAGGGGCCACCGGAATCGCCATTGCAGGTATCGCCTCCAAGGAATGCTCCTGCGCAGAACTGGCTATCGGTGAGGTTCACATGAAGGGAATCGTAGCATTCGCTCGGTCGTGTTTGCCTTAAGCGGATGGTCTTAATTACATCGCTCAATTCCGTTGTGGTGGTCGTTGTTAAGCCCCAGCCATAAGCTCTAACAAACATGTCTTCCGGAAAGTGTACGGAGTCATCTACGATAATGCAAATCGGTCGGATGTTATCTGCacacataataattattaggAAAACCGAGGAAAATTTGTTAAACGAAAATGAGGAAATCTTACCAGTATATTCCACTGAATCGGTCAGTCTAATTAGAGCAATATCATTTAACATTTTCGAGGAGTGTTCATCAAACCTGGGATGACGGATAAACCGCTGCACGGTGTACTCTTTAACAGCCGTGCAAATCGATATCTGGCAAGATCTATCCTTTTCCCCAAGACGCACGAATCTAAACGGAAATCGGTAAAGTAGTCATCAtcaattatatgtatatatagtatatattatataattactGTGGGTTTTTGGCTCCGCTGTGGGCAGCTGTTAGAACGAagcctaaaaatattattattaaagattATACGAATTTAATATTGAATTCTCTTTCACTCACGCTTAGAGATAAGACTTCCACCGCCTACGAATTCCCTTTTACCATCGTATAAGCTGGCCATCCATGCGGTGTCGTAATACCGAGCGTCTATCCCAGCGGTAATTTTTGGGCCGAGCTCTACATGTCCTTCGCATGTCCTATCCAGGAGGTAGGCTAAGTCCTGGTGGAAAAGCAGACACGCGAACAGAGCTATCAAGAACACAGACATCCTCTCCCTCGAGCATCTGCCGAACGACTGATGCTGATAAGTGAGTCTGAATGGGATGGTCTCCCGGAGAGTCTaacaataaatcaaatatgtTTGTATTGAActcaaaaatacattaaacCCGCATAGTTGTATACTCAACTCGTGCCATCTTGACCTGCGATAACAAACATATCTTGAAACCAAGATTTTCAAAACTGTTAAACTCCATTTCCGctctatttaaataatacacATAAGAGATATTAAATGTTTGTGgtatatttatacaaaatgTAGTAAAGCTAAATCCTAATGTTGCTAGTTATAAATACAGGCGTTCACTCAGTAgattacacacaaaagttcGTCATGGATTGTTTGGACATTTAACAGAGAATAGGATAAacagtataaataaatagggcgcatacataaaatatatatacaagcAAGATCAGTAAAGCCATTTCGAATGCGTGGGCACACCCATATCACACAAAGCTGCTGCTGGGCTCATCGAGGTAAGCACACCGCGAGCCCGCCTCCTCGAGGGACTTTCGTCCCAGTTCCAGTGGTATTTTGCTGGCAAACGCTGCCGGTTTCGAGGCTTCTTTAGGCGATGTCGGCACCTGTTTGCTGGTTGGGGAGAACTTGTTGCAATAGTTGCCCGTGGGCTGGGTCACGGCCACGCCCCAGTTGGAGGGCTTGATGGGCAGCACCTTTGGCTTCGGCGGCAGCGGAGGCGGCGCTTTGGCCAATTCCGTTGGGTCCTGCGTCTCGGCGGACAGTTCAGTCTCTGGCTCCTGGTCCACCTTCATGGGCGACACCGTCTGCTGGCCACGTGTGATGGACAGACGTGGCGCCGGCTGCGGAATCTCCGTGGGCGTGGACGCCGCCTTGCTCACAGGACTCAAACTGGCGCGCACCTTGCGCAGCTTCGAGACTGCCGCGCTGAGATTCTCCTTGTTCTTCAGGAAATCGGGCAGATCGAAGTTAATCTCGGTGCCGCGTTGATCCTCCAGCCTTGCCAGCTGTGCCCGCTTCAGGCCCTCGAGTAGTTCATCTGCAATGGCATACAAGAAATCAGTTAGTTTTGATTATTCTCTGGCGGAGGCACGGCAAGGTTACCCACCTTGGTGCTCGGCTACTCGCTCCGTCACCTGCAGCTTCACGCCCGCCTTCAGTTTGGCTATAATCGGCTTCTTGGGATCCGCGGCAGTCGCCTCCTCGGACTGCTGACTGCCAGTAGTGGACTTCTTCTTGAGCTTGGGCAGCTTGCTACCCGGAATGTTGCCGCCGCCGTCGCGCTGCTGGCGCCGCATGCGTTCAAacagcgacgacgacgacgcctCCGAGGGCGCCTCGTTGGACTTCATGGAGCAGAGATCGACGGGTCGCGACCTCTCACTGGCCGCCGCATCCGCCTTGCTGGCCAGCAGCTCGTTGAACACCTTGTTCGTCAGCTCATCCAGCTGGCCCTGCGGCAGCGGCTTCATCGGTTTGCTTTGCTTCGGCGGCATGCTACTGCCGCCGCCAACCTGAAAATCCGGATTGAGCAGCACAATGCGCAGTCGCTGGCCATCGGCCATCGTCACCGGCTGGTTGAGATCCAGCGGCGCCTGAGTGTCCCTCATGATCACCTGCACCTGCTCCATCTTGTAGTTGTACTTGCTGAGTATGGGCCGAATCACCTCGTGCAGCTGCTTCTTGGGCTTGCTCTTCACCGATATCACCTTGGGATCGGGCAGGTCCAGCTTGAAGGCCACCCGCCGCTCGATCAGCACCTCCTTGCCCGCGAGCATTTGCGACGGCTGCTGCACATCGATGGACTTGGTGCTGCCCTGGAACACAATGTCGTAGTAGGGATACACTAGGTTCCGCTTCTCTAGCAGTCGTTCCACCAGTTCTCCCACTGTTTCTCCAGCACGCGTCTGGACTATGGTAGTGGCTCCATCGGTGAGGATCACCCGGCACAGCGAGCACACGCTTTCCGCACTGGCTCCTTGGCCTCCTCCGCCGGTCGCGGTGGTGGCCGCGTCAAAGGAGGACAACGAGGACCTGGAGCTGTGTATGTCGCTCAGGGAATTCTGACCGGAGACGAGCTTCAGCGAAGCACTGGTGAGCGGGGCAGGTGGCGGAAGTGGTGGCGCCGGCATCAGCGAATGCTGCAGGTCAGCCATTATCTCGGTGCGATAACGGGACTTGCTCCGCGTCTTGCGGTGCCAGGGAAGCAGACTCTTGCGACGCCGATCCTCCGCATTGCTAGCCGATTTTTTGAGCTGTCAAAAGAAGCAgtttgttattaatattttagtagTTCAGATAAGAGCCCTGCGTAAATCAttcaatatttgttttaatttctgttttgtttaaacagttttttcatttcattttgaattgaatgaatgaatgaataatttttataaatttttggaatttgccaaattttttttctgctttcttttgagaacaaaaagtgataaattttaacaaaacaatgttaactgcttagtaaataaaatttaggcagatttaatcacaaaattatggcctttcttcttcaaaagaaattgtcgtttgaattatttcggaatttatgccattcattcattcaattccattaaactcaaaattcaaattcattcaattctattaaactcaaaattctaattaattcattcatataaaacaaaaaattccaaaaaaattcaTTGATAGATAGGCATGAAACACTCACCTTGGAGAAGGCGCCCATGTGAAAATTTGTCTTGAGCAGCTCGTCCAGATCCAGGCCGCTGTAGGGCAGCGGCTGGTTCTTCTGCTCCGCCTCCACGCAGCTCTTGTACATGTCGGAGCGGATGAATCGCTGGTAGCTGTCGAACTTCATCAGGTTGAAGATCTGCTTCTGGGCCGGCGCAAATATGTCCGGCGCGGCACCGGCCAGCTTCTCCTCGGTGAGGCTGCGTGCCTGCGAGTCCACGTTGACGGGATcactgctgctgttggccaAATGCTTGCCAAAGATCTCACGGGCCTGGACCACGCGATCCGCCTCGGATTCCAGCAGGCGGTAACGCTCGCAGGCGGTCCAGAAGTAGATGTTCTCCGCCGAGAACTCCTTCTTGAGGAACTCGGAAAAGGTCTGCATGCCGGCGGCATCCTGCAGCATCCGCTCGAAGGAGCCACCCCAGTTGCTCGGACAGCCATGTTCTTGGGCCGCATCCTCTGGAGCAACGGAAGCGGTGATAGAGGAGGGCGGGGCAGGCGTGGTCAGGATCTTGGGCACCTGTAGCAGGCTCAACTGATGCTGACTGCGCGTCGACTTGAGATCCGAGGAGTCCAGCATCAGCGTCTTGATGTACATGTCGTTGTCGGAGGCGTTCATCGAGGCAGTGCGTCTCACTGGCGACGACTGgcccggctgctgctgctccttggcCACCTTGTCGGAGCGGGGAGTGCGGAAGGAAGACTGTCCCCAGGCTCGGCGGAAGGGCGAGGCATTGGCGGGCAGAGCGCGGTTCTGGAAAAATCAAGGAGAGATATTGCATTAAAATCGGGTGATAAATTTAAGTGATAATagattataaaactaattattgaaatgtaaaaattagaattttcttttcattgattTCTCTTCGATCTAAATATGGTTTCCCTTACAAACCCTCTATGTTTCAATTAAAGTGATCTTGTTGCAAGTCCAAGTACGCAATAGAGTACAAAAAAGACGTCCATTCATGGGCCATTCACAACTACAAATTGCGGGCATCCAGAGGAGACCGTCATTATCATGGTCAGACGGGAACGATAAACTTTTGAACCCGCCGAGCTAACTcataaatttgtttgtgtgacgCATGGCGGGTCTGGTTTCTTCCCCCGAGAATTGTGTGTTAAGACATTCTGGAGTGCTTCTATGCTAGTTGCTTCGAGGCGAGTTCCCCTATGCTGATTATGATTATGcttatgatgatgatggtggtgcCCCATAgccatttatgtatttactGCACTCGGAGCCACGATAATCGCTGCTCAAACAAACAGAGAATCTCTCTAGTCGCAAACTGGTCATTGTATTTGTGCATTTCCCACCGGCTTTTCGTTTAACGACAGCTTTTGTCCGCCATCCATCCCCTTATGGCGAGAGATTAATGAATTCCACTCCTAAACCCATCATTCTATTCAGATCTC
This portion of the Drosophila takahashii strain IR98-3 E-12201 chromosome 3R, DtakHiC1v2, whole genome shotgun sequence genome encodes:
- the loco gene encoding regulator of G-protein signaling loco isoform X3, which encodes MNNTNTNTNSRGSCSRIPIPKNQDSIASMVERFVQSLSQLNDSGTFDSSFEIKRIHPGSSAGSTPKHVRHRCLTELDREQLARFVQDFEERQASTPKAKSKISSPYICRKAREFYQSASGRRSASPQINFRPETVKEEEQQQEQAVANQLPRRCAEAEDLMPPPMAMARVQAERRSCRSASRVLQFFSSATKRRSGSRKLSEPETEDIRADSPVLIRVTRDQEEQLGCRPLAVGAPGEIPTSSEDEEEHDDGISSASSNLTSQSGSSNSRNLSPDSSFEMHAPLLPSFKVTPPRAVCRVGRNAACEFARFLRGSFHSKRASVTTLRRSLSDPDAVQQMDFSKPPPLRDTTNVMRNRALPANASPFRRAWGQSSFRTPRSDKVAKEQQQPGQSSPVRRTASMNASDNDMYIKTLMLDSSDLKSTRSQHQLSLLQVPKILTTPAPPSSITASVAPEDAAQEHGCPSNWGGSFERMLQDAAGMQTFSEFLKKEFSAENIYFWTACERYRLLESEADRVVQAREIFGKHLANSSSDPVNVDSQARSLTEEKLAGAAPDIFAPAQKQIFNLMKFDSYQRFIRSDMYKSCVEAEQKNQPLPYSGLDLDELLKTNFHMGAFSKLKKSASNAEDRRRKSLLPWHRKTRSKSRYRTEIMADLQHSLMPAPPLPPPAPLTSASLKLVSGQNSLSDIHSSRSSLSSFDAATTATGGGGQGASAESVCSLCRVILTDGATTIVQTRAGETVGELVERLLEKRNLVYPYYDIVFQGSTKSIDVQQPSQMLAGKEVLIERRVAFKLDLPDPKVISVKSKPKKQLHEVIRPILSKYNYKMEQVQVIMRDTQAPLDLNQPVTMADGQRLRIVLLNPDFQVGGGSSMPPKQSKPMKPLPQGQLDELTNKVFNELLASKADAAASERSRPVDLCSMKSNEAPSEASSSSLFERMRRQQRDGGGNIPGSKLPKLKKKSTTGSQQSEEATAADPKKPIIAKLKAGVKLQVTERVAEHQDELLEGLKRAQLARLEDQRGTEINFDLPDFLKNKENLSAAVSKLRKVRASLSPVSKAASTPTEIPQPAPRLSITRGQQTVSPMKVDQEPETELSAETQDPTELAKAPPPLPPKPKVLPIKPSNWGVAVTQPTGNYCNKFSPTSKQVPTSPKEASKPAAFASKIPLELGRKSLEEAGSRCAYLDEPSSSFV
- the loco gene encoding regulator of G-protein signaling loco isoform X1, whose protein sequence is MHHHHPPLPITGASGSSNAEGVAAEDPPAAVATGSTQIATSSTASGSNTQQHQRRRKKRPNYNYNGIRTVEVRRGYNGFGFTISGQQPCRLSCIISSSPAEQAGLRSGDFLISVNGLNVSKLPHETVVQLIGNSFGSIRMQIAENYYSDSSDEENAQATLRGQLLAASLRHKPRFLHHKAKLHRLRNSPQKKLSPPEAVETTKASPDHPTLRPVLEDAPLAAKAADVANVSAMVRAVGSAALEYRVIVGYLGTIEMPKQISHSSKLQTVRSCIRKLRQEKRQPTIVLMCITPDSLSLQSAGGGVLATYSSARLNFVSSSSESENRFFGLVTSAVHNTQIEEEYEPSAAAGHISISHSCHVFVIDTKLIEHAQHLQRAHEFRLQCTRDPISNLCLEFPNNSEYVVNLVRSMYTMRILPPASRSHQADYEVGGGGAAGAAAHSPQPSNHSEISTTTSNSDSGIGFNNDCTNISDRILVVDFLGAGAGAAHAGPPAHPATARPLGIVGIPDNRLTVRAMPDHAALLTSPPISHRPNLLASFNLIKSPATNLTSTRSCDDVLNLFVDDSPRALGAVASMDDISLHSAAPSLDEGHTFAHPACVPRKMRRSLLAETPTTPHKLSAQVFGQPGSRHSLGFEAIDSVQSSVSGACIDQPMDTWASLQNLHKSHKDRNSLSASSSSHCLLEATNSEPDLGNRALPANASPFRRAWGQSSFRTPRSDKVAKEQQQPGQSSPVRRTASMNASDNDMYIKTLMLDSSDLKSTRSQHQLSLLQVPKILTTPAPPSSITASVAPEDAAQEHGCPSNWGGSFERMLQDAAGMQTFSEFLKKEFSAENIYFWTACERYRLLESEADRVVQAREIFGKHLANSSSDPVNVDSQARSLTEEKLAGAAPDIFAPAQKQIFNLMKFDSYQRFIRSDMYKSCVEAEQKNQPLPYSGLDLDELLKTNFHMGAFSKLKKSASNAEDRRRKSLLPWHRKTRSKSRYRTEIMADLQHSLMPAPPLPPPAPLTSASLKLVSGQNSLSDIHSSRSSLSSFDAATTATGGGGQGASAESVCSLCRVILTDGATTIVQTRAGETVGELVERLLEKRNLVYPYYDIVFQGSTKSIDVQQPSQMLAGKEVLIERRVAFKLDLPDPKVISVKSKPKKQLHEVIRPILSKYNYKMEQVQVIMRDTQAPLDLNQPVTMADGQRLRIVLLNPDFQVGGGSSMPPKQSKPMKPLPQGQLDELTNKVFNELLASKADAAASERSRPVDLCSMKSNEAPSEASSSSLFERMRRQQRDGGGNIPGSKLPKLKKKSTTGSQQSEEATAADPKKPIIAKLKAGVKLQVTERVAEHQDELLEGLKRAQLARLEDQRGTEINFDLPDFLKNKENLSAAVSKLRKVRASLSPVSKAASTPTEIPQPAPRLSITRGQQTVSPMKVDQEPETELSAETQDPTELAKAPPPLPPKPKVLPIKPSNWGVAVTQPTGNYCNKFSPTSKQVPTSPKEASKPAAFASKIPLELGRKSLEEAGSRCAYLDEPSSSFV
- the loco gene encoding regulator of G-protein signaling loco isoform X4 yields the protein MNRALPANASPFRRAWGQSSFRTPRSDKVAKEQQQPGQSSPVRRTASMNASDNDMYIKTLMLDSSDLKSTRSQHQLSLLQVPKILTTPAPPSSITASVAPEDAAQEHGCPSNWGGSFERMLQDAAGMQTFSEFLKKEFSAENIYFWTACERYRLLESEADRVVQAREIFGKHLANSSSDPVNVDSQARSLTEEKLAGAAPDIFAPAQKQIFNLMKFDSYQRFIRSDMYKSCVEAEQKNQPLPYSGLDLDELLKTNFHMGAFSKLKKSASNAEDRRRKSLLPWHRKTRSKSRYRTEIMADLQHSLMPAPPLPPPAPLTSASLKLVSGQNSLSDIHSSRSSLSSFDAATTATGGGGQGASAESVCSLCRVILTDGATTIVQTRAGETVGELVERLLEKRNLVYPYYDIVFQGSTKSIDVQQPSQMLAGKEVLIERRVAFKLDLPDPKVISVKSKPKKQLHEVIRPILSKYNYKMEQVQVIMRDTQAPLDLNQPVTMADGQRLRIVLLNPDFQVGGGSSMPPKQSKPMKPLPQGQLDELTNKVFNELLASKADAAASERSRPVDLCSMKSNEAPSEASSSSLFERMRRQQRDGGGNIPGSKLPKLKKKSTTGSQQSEEATAADPKKPIIAKLKAGVKLQVTERVAEHQDELLEGLKRAQLARLEDQRGTEINFDLPDFLKNKENLSAAVSKLRKVRASLSPVSKAASTPTEIPQPAPRLSITRGQQTVSPMKVDQEPETELSAETQDPTELAKAPPPLPPKPKVLPIKPSNWGVAVTQPTGNYCNKFSPTSKQVPTSPKEASKPAAFASKIPLELGRKSLEEAGSRCAYLDEPSSSFV
- the loco gene encoding regulator of G-protein signaling loco isoform X5, whose translation is MNASDNDMYIKTLMLDSSDLKSTRSQHQLSLLQVPKILTTPAPPSSITASVAPEDAAQEHGCPSNWGGSFERMLQDAAGMQTFSEFLKKEFSAENIYFWTACERYRLLESEADRVVQAREIFGKHLANSSSDPVNVDSQARSLTEEKLAGAAPDIFAPAQKQIFNLMKFDSYQRFIRSDMYKSCVEAEQKNQPLPYSGLDLDELLKTNFHMGAFSKLKKSASNAEDRRRKSLLPWHRKTRSKSRYRTEIMADLQHSLMPAPPLPPPAPLTSASLKLVSGQNSLSDIHSSRSSLSSFDAATTATGGGGQGASAESVCSLCRVILTDGATTIVQTRAGETVGELVERLLEKRNLVYPYYDIVFQGSTKSIDVQQPSQMLAGKEVLIERRVAFKLDLPDPKVISVKSKPKKQLHEVIRPILSKYNYKMEQVQVIMRDTQAPLDLNQPVTMADGQRLRIVLLNPDFQVGGGSSMPPKQSKPMKPLPQGQLDELTNKVFNELLASKADAAASERSRPVDLCSMKSNEAPSEASSSSLFERMRRQQRDGGGNIPGSKLPKLKKKSTTGSQQSEEATAADPKKPIIAKLKAGVKLQVTERVAEHQDELLEGLKRAQLARLEDQRGTEINFDLPDFLKNKENLSAAVSKLRKVRASLSPVSKAASTPTEIPQPAPRLSITRGQQTVSPMKVDQEPETELSAETQDPTELAKAPPPLPPKPKVLPIKPSNWGVAVTQPTGNYCNKFSPTSKQVPTSPKEASKPAAFASKIPLELGRKSLEEAGSRCAYLDEPSSSFV